From Acidovorax sp. 1608163:
ACCAAGCCCGTGCGCATCATCGTGCCCTTTGCCCCCGGTGGCACCACCGACATCCTGGCGCGCGCCATGGCGCCTGAGCTGGGCCGCGCCTTCGGGCAGCCCTTCATTGTGGAAAACCGTGCTGGTGCGGGCGGCAACGTGGGCGCCGAGGCCGTGGCCAAGTCTGCCAACGACGGCTACACCCTGCTCATGGGCACGGTGGGCACGCACGGCATCAACCGCGCGCTGTACGCCAAGCTACCCTACGACCCCATCAAGGACTTTGTGCCCATCACCCTGGTGGCCGCCGTGCCCAACGTGATGGTGATGAACCCCGACAAGGCCAAAGCCCTGGGTGTCGCCAACGTGCAGGATTTCATCAAGGCCGCCAAGGCCAACCCGGGCAAACTGAACATGGCGTCCAGCGGCAACGGCACCTCCATCCACCTGGCGGGCGAGCTGTTCAAGAGCATGACCGGCACCTACATGCTGCACCTGCCCTACCGCGGATCGGGCCCGGCGCTGATGGACATGGTGGCGGGCAACGCCGATGTGATGTTTGACAACCTGCCTTCGTCCATGGCGCAGATCAAGGCTGGCAAGCTGGTGGCCCTGGCCGTGACGAGCAGCCAGCGCTCTGCCGCGCTGCCCGACGTGCCCACGGTGGAGCAGGCTGGCGGCCCGGCCCTCAAGGGCTACGAGGCCAGCTCCTGGTTCGGCCTGCTGGCCCCAGCGGGCACCGCCCCGGACATCGTCAACCGCATCCAGCAAGAGGTCGCCAAGTCACTGGCCAGCCCGGCGGTGAAAGAGCGGCTCACCGCCCAAGGCGCCATCCCGGGCGGCAACACCCCGGCCGAGTTTGCGCGCCACATTGAGCAAGAACACAAGAAATGGGCGGGGGTGGTGAAGGTGTCAGGGGCCAAGGTGGATTGAGAGCGCACGGTCGCACATGGCAGTGGCCATACAGCGCGCCCCTGCAGTGCGCCCTACCGCGGCGCCTGGCTTGCGCTACACACCCCAGACCACATCGCAGTCTTCTTGCAGGCTGCGGCGCAAAAGATCGATGAAGGGCGCCGCCCGTTGACGCAAGCGCACCGTGTCGCGGGGCTCGTCTTCCGGCGCGTTCGGGTCCGCCTCTGCGGCCTGTTGCGCAGCCTCGCGCAGGCGGGCTTCGTCTGCGGCCACGGCAGCCTCCAGGGCAGCCAGCGCGGCGGGGATTTGCGCGGCAGTCACGATGCCGGTGGACGCTGGCGCTTTGCCAATGATTTGCAGAATCTGCCGCCCCTGGGGTTCCAGCAAGATCAGGTCGGCGGCAGCGCGGGATTTGAATTTGTAGAGCATGGCAAAGCACTCCAGGGCTAAGTTTGGGCGGCAGGGCAATCAAAGCCCAAGCCTAACCGCCTTCTTGCCAGTGCATGTCAGCGCATGCCGACAGATGCCAGGCAGGCCGGAGAATGGACTGCCTGCATCAATTTGAATAAAAAAGGCTGCTAGCGCTTATTCTCAAAGCGCTAGCAGCTATGTTTTTAATAGCGCTACATCTGCCGCTGACGACTGCCAGGGGTCCATGCAGCGCGCAGCCGGGGCGCCACATTGCGCTGCCACAGGCCCAGCACCAGGGGCCCATACAAAATGCACACCAGCGCCCCGGCAATCAGCGGCAGCGCGGCAAACACCCAGCCGGTGAGCAGCTCGCCCCCCAGCGCCACGCCCACCAGCAGGGCCACGGCAGGGTTCACGAATGAGTAGCTGCCCGCCAGCGCGGCCGAGGCGTTTTGCAGCAGCCACAGGTAGGCGTTCAGCGCAATCAGCGTGCCAAACACCAGCAAATACACCCAAGCGGCCCACGACTTGGCAGTGACGTCGGCCAACCGGCCCACAGGCTCCACCCAGGCAGCCACCACCAGGCTGAGGGCACCACCCACAAGCCACTGCGCGGCAGAGGCCATGGCGGGCGCCGGCAGCGTGAGCTTGCGCGACGCGTACGAGCCCACGCTCCAGCACAGCGGTGCACCAAACGCCAGCAAGGCGCCCTGCCAGGTGGCCGAGAAGTCGCCCTCCAGCGCCAGCAGCAGCGCGCCCACCACGCCTAGCGCCAGCCCCACCCAACTGGTCAACGGCACGCGCTCGCCGCCCCAGCGCGTCCACAGCGCCAGCCACATGGGCATGGTGGTGACCACCGTGGCCATCAGGCCCGAGCCAATGCCCAGCTTTTGCGCAAAACCAATGCAGTTCATCGCAAAAAACACCATGAGCGCGCCCACCAGCGCGGCATTGCGCCACTGCACGGCCGTGGGCAGGGCATGCCCCTGCCACAACGCCACCAGCAACATCACACCACCCGCGCACAAAAAGCGGATGGCGTTCATCCACAGGGGCGGCATGCTTTGCAGCGCAATGCCAATGGCGAAATACGTGGTGCCCCACACCACATACACCAGCAACAAGGCCAGCACCAGCGCCCCAGAGCGCCCCAGCCCCCACTTGGGCGCTTGCACATTGAAAAATGTCGGCATATTCTTCACCTGACCGAATAATTTATGGAAAACCAGCGGTTTCAGGAATTTTTACCGAATCACAGCCCTTATGCAAGCAAATATTCAGACAGACGACATGGACGCCAGAATTATTTCGGCGCTTGGTGAAGATGGCCGTCGTTCTTATGCCGATGTCGGGGCCGAGGTCGGGCTGTCTACGGCGGCCGTGCACGAACGGGTCAAGAAGCTGCTGGACAAGGGCGTGATCCGCCGCTTTTCCATCAGCGTGGACCCCGACCGCGTGGGGCTGAGCTTCACCGCCTTTGTGGCGATCCGCAACGACGGCGGCATCCACTGCCGCGAAGTGGCCCCGCGCCTGCGCGCCATGCCCGAGGTGCAAGAGCTGCACAGCGTGGCGGGCGAATACGACTTTCTGGCCAAGATCCGCACCACCCACGCCCGCGCCCTGGAAGACGTCATCTACCAGATCAAGGCCATTGAGGGCGTGGCCCGCACCACCAGCACCGTGGTGCTGAGCACCGCCTTTGAAGACCGGCCTCTGGACTTGGGCAAGCGGCTGCCCGGCAAGGCCCCGGCGCAGACCGGCACATGACCGCACCCCGCTACACCCTGGCCTGGGCGCCCCAGCCCGGCACGCTGGGCTGGCTGGCGGGCAGCCACTGGCTGGGCCGCTGCGCCGCGCAATTGCGCCCCCTGCCCCAGCTCGACATTGCTGAAGTGCCGCCCGAGGTGCTGCACCTGCTCACGGCCAGCCCCCGCCAATGGGGCTGGCGCGCCGCCTGGGCGCCCAGCTTTGCCCTGGCCGAGGGCACGGACTGGCTCACCCTGCAAGCCACCGTGCACCGGCTGGCCACCCAGTGGCAGCCCATGGCCCTGCCCCCGCTGCAGGTGGTGCGCCACGCAGGCGCGCTGGCCTTGGCCCCCGCGCCAGGCCACCGCACCCATGCGGCCCTGAATGCCTGGGCCGCCCAATGCCAGCAAGCCCTGCAGGCGATTGCTGCGCCGCAGCCGGACGGTGCGGCAGCGCCTGAAGCGCCCTGGACCTTTCACCTGCCACTGACCGGCCCGCTGCACCTGGTGCAGCCGCCGCTGCAGGACGTCGTGGAAGACGTGGCCCAGCAGTTCTTTGCCGACCTGCCGCCGCAACACATCGACAGCCTGGCGCTGTTTTCACAAAAACACCCGCAAGACGACTTCGTGCTGCTGGACCACTTTGAGCTGGCCAACGCGCCCATCCCCACTCCTACTCCGTTATGAGCGTCACCTTTTTTCACAACCCCAAGTGCAGCACCTCGCGCAACGCCCTGGCCCTGGTCCGCGAGCGCGGCGTAGAGCCCACGGTGGTGGACTACCTCAAGCACCCACCCAGCCGCGCCACGCTGCAAGCCCTGGTCGCCAGCAGCGGCCAAGGCGCGCTGTACCTGGTGCGCACCAAAGAGCCGCTGTTCAAAGAGCTGCTCCTGGACGCCCCTGGTGTCACAGACGACCAGTTGCTGGACGCCCTGGCCGCGCACCCCGTGCTGCTCAACCGCCCCGTGGCCAGCAGCCCCCGTGGCACGCGCGTGGGGCGGCCTATTGAGGCGGTGTTGGAGATTTTGTAAAAGCGCTGAACCGCCTCAGGTCCGCGTCACGCGCCAGGCCAGGCGGGCGGCCCCAGCGGCCCAAGCACCCGCGCCACCAAGGCGTCCACGCCATCGTCGTGCACAAAGCCCGCCGCCTGGGCATGCGGTGTGTGCAGCAGGGGCTGGCGACCAAACACTGCCTCGATGCGCGGGTCGGGTGCGTAGCCAATCCAGTCCTGCGCGCTGCAGCCCAGGGCGTGCGCCGCCGCCTCCACCACCTGGGCCACCGAGGCATGCAGCACCGGCGGCTGCCAGCAACGGGCAGGCGTCATCGCCTCCATGGGCATGCGCGCGGCATGCAGCAAGTTGTCCAGACAACGCTCCAGCGACATCCACCAGGCCGTGGCCTGGGACGAGACCGGGCAGGTGTAGGCCTGCCGCCCATGCAAGGCATGAAAGATCTGGCTCATGAAGGCTGAGCCATGGCCCGTCTCGGCCGGGGGGCGAGCCACCACACCGGGCAGGCGCAGGCTGCAGGCATCCAGCTCAGCACGGCGGCTGTAGTCGGCCAGCAGCAGCTCGGTCGTCCATTTGTGGGTGCCGTAGCTCAGTGTGGGCTGCGGCACTTGCGCCTCGTTCATGGGGTGCATCCCCAAGGCCCCATACACCGCCACCGAGCTGGCGAACACCACGCGCGGCGCGGGGGCCTTGCCCGCCCGCACGGGCTGGGCCAGCCCTTCCAGCAAGGCCACGGTATCGAGCAGATTGGCCTGCACCCCCAACGCGGGCTCGCGCTCGGCCAGCGCCCCCGGCACACTGGCAAGGTGGAACACAACGCCCGGCGGATCATCGCGCAGGGCTTGCAGCAAGGCGGGGTCTGCAAAGCTGCCCAGGTGCCAGCGCAGGCTGGCCTGCGCTGGTGCCGAAGGCACCGTGTGCGAGGCGGGCGCTGACGCAGCAGCACGATCGACCAACGTGAGCCGTAGCGGGCCTGCTTGCCCCAGACTCTGCGGGTGCGCACGCAGGCGCTGCACCAGCGCAGCCCCGACAAAGCCCCCCGCCCCCGTGATGACCACGTGCTGCATCAGCGCCCCTCTGCAACGTCAGCACCAGCCGCCACCACGCGCTGGTGCACTGCGCCAAACGGGCCTTCACGCCCGTCGGGCCACCGGGCCTGCATGCGCACGGCGTCACCGTAGCGCATGAAGGGCGTTTTGGCGGCGCCCTCGTCCAGGATCTCAATCACGCGCCGCTCGGCCAGGCAGGCAGAGCCCGCATCGCGCGAATGGTTGGACACGGTGCCTGAGCCAACGATGGTGCCCGCCGTCAACCGCCGCGTGCGGGCTGCGTGTGCAATCAGTTGCCCAAAGCCAAAGTTCATTTCACCGCCATGGGGGTGGCCAAACCATTGGCCGTTGGACTCCACATGCAGACGCAAATGGACCCGCCCACCCTGCCAAGCATCGCCCAGCTCATCGGGCGTCACGGCCAGTGGGGCAAAGCTGGTGGAAGGCTTGGCCTGCAAGAAGCCAAAACCCGTTTTCATCTCGTGCGGGCCCAGCGCACGCAGGCTCCAGTCGTTGATCTGCACGATCAGCCGCACGCTGGCCAAGGCGGCCTCTGGCGTCACGCCCATCGGCACAGGCCCGCAGACGACGCCGAACTCGCCTTCGAAGTCGATGCCATCGGCCTCGCTGGGCATGGGTACATCGTCGCAGGGCCCCAGAAAGTCGTCGCTCGCGCCCTGGTACATGACCGGGATGGTGTCGAAATGCGGGATGGGCGGGGTGTTGAACGCACGCTCCATCAACCGCCCATGGTTGAGAAAGGCCGAGGCATCCAGCCACTGCGGGCTGCGCGGCAAAGGAGCGCTACACAAGGCGGGATCGAAAGGGAACGCCCCAGGCGCTGTGCCGGTCTCCAGCGCTGCGGCCAGCACGCGCAGGGCCGGCTCCAACGCATCCCACTGCTGCAAGGCAGCCACCAGGCTGGGGGCCAAGGGCGCAACGTCCACAGCGCGCTGGCTGCAGGACGACACGAGCACCAAGCGGCCATCCAGCGTACCGTTCTTCAGGGTTGCAAATCGCATCAAAGACTCCGTTTCACACCATCACGACTGCGCTGTGGGCTGAACCACGGACGGGGCAAACTGCCCGTCCACCAGCACGAACAACATGCGGCAAGGCGCACCGGACCGGTTGGCCCAGGCATGGTTGGTGCCACGTTGCACCACCACGCTGCCGGGGCGCAACTGCACCTCGCCCTCGTCGAGCACCAGCGTCAATTCGCCTTCGATCACCACGCCATAGTCCACCGATTCGGTGCGGTGCATCAACGGGTGGGGAGAATCCGAACACACGGTGGACGCAGATGCGTCGCCCACCTGGCTGAAGGCTGCATGCATGCGCTGGGCACCGTGGGCCAGGAACTCGGGGGTATCCGGCGGAATGTCCACAAAACGCAGGCGCGTTCCGCCAGGGGGTGGGGGCAGCACCAGAGCACCCACGGTGGGGTCGGGGCCGTTGTCGGCCACAGCAGGCGACTGGGCCGTGCTCCAGACCTCGTGGAACACTGTGCCGGGGATGGCCGCAATCTCGACCACAGTGGGCAGCGGCCCTTCGCTAGCGACCACGGCCCGACCTCGGCTGTTGTGGCCAGTGACCACGCGATGGATGGATGGGAAAGCCATGAACCGACTCCTCAATCTTCAAAAATGGCGACCGCGCGCGTCCAGCCTGCCGAGGCGCCACGGATCTTGTGGGGGAAGCAGCTGATCGTGAAACCCGTGGGCGGCAACGCCTCCAGGTTGTGTAGCTTCTCCAGGTGGCAGTAGCCGATATCGCGGCCCGCCTTGTGGCCTTCCCAGATCAGGGCCTTGTTGCCGGTCTCAGCCACACGCTGGGCGGTGTACGAAAACGGGGCATCCCAGCTCCAGGCATCGGTCCCCGTCAGGCGCACTCCCCGCTCGAGCAGGTACATGGTGGCTTCATAGCCCATGCCGC
This genomic window contains:
- a CDS encoding DUF1840 domain-containing protein, producing MLYKFKSRAAADLILLEPQGRQILQIIGKAPASTGIVTAAQIPAALAALEAAVAADEARLREAAQQAAEADPNAPEDEPRDTVRLRQRAAPFIDLLRRSLQEDCDVVWGV
- a CDS encoding cupin domain-containing protein, whose product is MAFPSIHRVVTGHNSRGRAVVASEGPLPTVVEIAAIPGTVFHEVWSTAQSPAVADNGPDPTVGALVLPPPPGGTRLRFVDIPPDTPEFLAHGAQRMHAAFSQVGDASASTVCSDSPHPLMHRTESVDYGVVIEGELTLVLDEGEVQLRPGSVVVQRGTNHAWANRSGAPCRMLFVLVDGQFAPSVVQPTAQS
- the arsC gene encoding arsenate reductase (glutaredoxin) (This arsenate reductase requires both glutathione and glutaredoxin to convert arsenate to arsenite, after which the efflux transporter formed by ArsA and ArsB can extrude the arsenite from the cell, providing resistance.), whose translation is MSVTFFHNPKCSTSRNALALVRERGVEPTVVDYLKHPPSRATLQALVASSGQGALYLVRTKEPLFKELLLDAPGVTDDQLLDALAAHPVLLNRPVASSPRGTRVGRPIEAVLEIL
- a CDS encoding EamA family transporter, whose protein sequence is MPTFFNVQAPKWGLGRSGALVLALLLVYVVWGTTYFAIGIALQSMPPLWMNAIRFLCAGGVMLLVALWQGHALPTAVQWRNAALVGALMVFFAMNCIGFAQKLGIGSGLMATVVTTMPMWLALWTRWGGERVPLTSWVGLALGVVGALLLALEGDFSATWQGALLAFGAPLCWSVGSYASRKLTLPAPAMASAAQWLVGGALSLVVAAWVEPVGRLADVTAKSWAAWVYLLVFGTLIALNAYLWLLQNASAALAGSYSFVNPAVALLVGVALGGELLTGWVFAALPLIAGALVCILYGPLVLGLWQRNVAPRLRAAWTPGSRQRQM
- a CDS encoding NAD-dependent epimerase/dehydratase family protein — protein: MQHVVITGAGGFVGAALVQRLRAHPQSLGQAGPLRLTLVDRAAASAPASHTVPSAPAQASLRWHLGSFADPALLQALRDDPPGVVFHLASVPGALAEREPALGVQANLLDTVALLEGLAQPVRAGKAPAPRVVFASSVAVYGALGMHPMNEAQVPQPTLSYGTHKWTTELLLADYSRRAELDACSLRLPGVVARPPAETGHGSAFMSQIFHALHGRQAYTCPVSSQATAWWMSLERCLDNLLHAARMPMEAMTPARCWQPPVLHASVAQVVEAAAHALGCSAQDWIGYAPDPRIEAVFGRQPLLHTPHAQAAGFVHDDGVDALVARVLGPLGPPAWPGA
- a CDS encoding DUF1045 domain-containing protein, with the translated sequence MTAPRYTLAWAPQPGTLGWLAGSHWLGRCAAQLRPLPQLDIAEVPPEVLHLLTASPRQWGWRAAWAPSFALAEGTDWLTLQATVHRLATQWQPMALPPLQVVRHAGALALAPAPGHRTHAALNAWAAQCQQALQAIAAPQPDGAAAPEAPWTFHLPLTGPLHLVQPPLQDVVEDVAQQFFADLPPQHIDSLALFSQKHPQDDFVLLDHFELANAPIPTPTPL
- a CDS encoding Lrp/AsnC family transcriptional regulator translates to MDARIISALGEDGRRSYADVGAEVGLSTAAVHERVKKLLDKGVIRRFSISVDPDRVGLSFTAFVAIRNDGGIHCREVAPRLRAMPEVQELHSVAGEYDFLAKIRTTHARALEDVIYQIKAIEGVARTTSTVVLSTAFEDRPLDLGKRLPGKAPAQTGT
- a CDS encoding Bug family tripartite tricarboxylate transporter substrate binding protein — encoded protein: MGALALTAAASLLAPGKAHAQTAPATAGWPTKPVRIIVPFAPGGTTDILARAMAPELGRAFGQPFIVENRAGAGGNVGAEAVAKSANDGYTLLMGTVGTHGINRALYAKLPYDPIKDFVPITLVAAVPNVMVMNPDKAKALGVANVQDFIKAAKANPGKLNMASSGNGTSIHLAGELFKSMTGTYMLHLPYRGSGPALMDMVAGNADVMFDNLPSSMAQIKAGKLVALAVTSSQRSAALPDVPTVEQAGGPALKGYEASSWFGLLAPAGTAPDIVNRIQQEVAKSLASPAVKERLTAQGAIPGGNTPAEFARHIEQEHKKWAGVVKVSGAKVD
- a CDS encoding fumarylacetoacetate hydrolase family protein; the protein is MRFATLKNGTLDGRLVLVSSCSQRAVDVAPLAPSLVAALQQWDALEPALRVLAAALETGTAPGAFPFDPALCSAPLPRSPQWLDASAFLNHGRLMERAFNTPPIPHFDTIPVMYQGASDDFLGPCDDVPMPSEADGIDFEGEFGVVCGPVPMGVTPEAALASVRLIVQINDWSLRALGPHEMKTGFGFLQAKPSTSFAPLAVTPDELGDAWQGGRVHLRLHVESNGQWFGHPHGGEMNFGFGQLIAHAARTRRLTAGTIVGSGTVSNHSRDAGSACLAERRVIEILDEGAAKTPFMRYGDAVRMQARWPDGREGPFGAVHQRVVAAGADVAEGR